GTCCTGACCTTTGGTTGGGTAATCGTATCGAAATATCCGGTGGTGGGTCGAGCGTTGCTCAATAGTCTTGGACTCTATTTATTATAATATCGAAACACCAAATTCTACAAACTGCACCACCTCTCAACGGTGAATGAATTTCTATTTATGGTTCGATTTTAACACGGATATTCGATATATATGCGCTTGATGAGTGCAAATATTGGGCAATTATTTAATCACCACTCAGCTTTGATGAGTACTGTTGTTTCAATACGACTCTGTTCGGTCGTGATCCTCACGTCGAGTGCAACCACGAGAACGTGGGTTTCGCCGATACGATTCTGTACGACAACACCACGGTTATTTTTGCAGGGGCCAAACTGTCGGGCAGGCCCACTTGGACAGTGTGTGACAGCCCATGCGGCCGCCGCTGAGTCGTTGTAGGTGACGTGGTACACGGTCCCTTTTTCAATCTGAGACCGTTCGAGGGCGGTAATGTGTGGCTGTAGACGATTACGGACGTTGATGACTGTGTTATTACGGCGGTTCCACTCGTTGCGGGTGGAGACGTTCGTCCCTGTCCTGTGAATGGCATGTTCGAGCAGCTGTTTTGCGTTTGCCACTGGTTCAGCGTGTTCGCTGCTCACCTCGACATCGTCATTGTATCCTAACTGAAGATACGCGAAGACGATTGGAATGAGGGAAATAGCAACGAATATCGCTGCAACGAGCACCATCTGTCCTCTCTCTGTCGTTGCACTCTCATTTGAGCCGTTTCCTTTTGTCATACATACCACACGATAATGGTTACATCACCGTTCATGGTCGTCGTAGTCGCGGTTCCAAGAGAGACACCAGACGGTACCTGATACCCGGCAGAACCGTGTGGTGTTCTAATGTGGAACATCACATTCCCCGGAAGCAGATGGCTGATGCGATGTTTCAGCTGCCCACGTTCGCGATCGAATGAAGTTGGTGAGTGGATGATTTCGGATAGTCGAGAAGTTCCCTGTCCTCGATTGTGGGCTGGTTCGTTTGTCAGTACTGTTGCCACGTCATCCGCGTAGATTTCGAGTTGTGCATCAGGAGTATCCGGCGCTGGAATGCCGAGGACGACACCGAGTAGCACGGCGAATATGAATATCGTACCGAGTGCGACTTCTAATAGCGACAGCGACAGTTGTGCTTTATCGACGGTCGAGTGGCCACGAGCGGTGTCGAGTTTTATTATTTTTTCATTGTCGCTCTCTGCTCGATGTTCATTACCCATCGACTGTCACCACTAGTTCCGTCTTCGTCGTCTGTACCGGATAATGCGTGACAGTTACTGAGCCCGCCGCTCCGGCTGGTTCAAGCCGCAACTCTGTCTCTTCATAGCGTGAAAGATCGACATCGAACGTGCCTTCGATACCATTCGGTGCGTAGAGAGCGACCCGATCATTCGCTCGAACTGTCGTGATCGCCGCAGCGGGGTCGATAGTAATCGTTGCCCGTGAACTCCGGGGTGACAGTGTGAGTGTCTCACCACGAAACGGAACCGACACAGTGTTTTGATGCTTGATGAGTACCACACGACGAACCGTAGTTCCTCCTGTCGGATCGCCTCGTTTTAGAATTGTCTTGTTACCGAGTTGAATCTGGATATCAATCCCATGTGAGATCGGATACGTGCGATTGAGCTGTGTGCGTGTCAGTGATCGTGCTCGCGTTCTATTGATAACATTTGCTCGTGCTGTCAGATTCGATTCTTCGCTTACTAATTTCTCGGCGAGTGAAACAGCAATATGTCGCTCCCCTGAATTTCTATCGGCAGTTCGATATGCACCATCGATGAGTATGAGAGAGAAACCAACAGCCGTCGTCAGCACGAACAGCGAAACGACGAGTGCAAGGAGATTCCCCTGTCCCCTTTCGTCGATGTTCCTTCCGCGACGATCCTTCCTACTCATTGTTCTCACTATTCAAATTTATGATGTATCTAGAGTCCTTTCCTACAACTCGAACAATGAGCGTTTCGTGGCTCTGCCACTTGCCCTCAATTCCGATAACGGTTCTTGGCAGTACAAGCGGAACCCGCCCGCCAATATTCGGATGGGGATGATTGAGAACAAGCGATCGATTTGCTGCCTGTAGTGAATACGCCTGATCTCGAATTGTCGCTGGCAATTCGAGGCCGAATCGAGCATCGATATGTCGTGTAGGAGGTGGCACAGCTTGTTGTACCCGCTCTGCAGCGGTTGCCAGTGTCCGATCACTGACCTCGTTAGCGGTTGCCGTCCGGTATTCCGGTATCACGCTACCGTACAACACGGCTGTCAGGATACCGATGTACAGGACAACGATACTAATCGAGAGCGCTTTACTGATAATCGGAGTGAGACCACGGTTATCCACTGTTTACCTCCGTGTTGAAATCGTGAATTACGAGATAGGTGTCCTGTTCGCTCCCAAGCGTTGCAATGACGCTTTCAATGCCGTCCCCGTCAATATCTCGTCGTTCGACTGTCCCTTCCCAGTCGGAAAAATATCGGACAAATGGTTTAGGCGTCTCTGTCTCGATCGCAACTGCGTACGTTCCATTCCCAATCCGTTTTCTCGTGTGGGTTACGTTGGTACGCAGTGTTGCGATTACGCCTCCAGCTCCCGAGACGGCATCGGTTGTCCCTATTTTCGACGTTCCAACGATGAGCATGTCACCGTCGGATGATCTGGTTATTGGTGGTTCGGTGTGAAGCCACGCGTTTCCAGATGATCCGCAAACGATCGCACCGGAAACGAATGCGACACGACTGTTTCCTGTGGTGAAGACGAGCGCGTTAACGTCGACGGTGCGAACCACGTTCGAGTCGGTGAGTAGCCGCAGTTGACGATCAGACGATCGAAGCGTTCCTTCGGAGAACGACAATCGTTCATGGTGCGTACCGGTCATCTTGGCTGGAGAGAAGGCGGTGTCCATCTCGTCAGCGACACGCGTCGCGTCCGCGCTTGTTGTCTGCTGCTCGATGAGAACTCCAACGCTCGCGGTGAGAGCACTCATCGAGATGACCGCTACACCGAGAAGTAATGCAACCCCGATGACGTGTGATTGAGCACGGGTCGAACGATTATAGTCCGGCTTCGTGTTCTGACTCATATCATCCCCGTCCCTGAGAAAACGGCATAGGCTGCTCCGACCAGCAGTGCTGAGTGAAGCAAAGCCTCATACTTCCCGCGACGGGCAGTCCCGGCAAACCAGCCACACGCGAGCATTGTTGATTGCGTGACGACATAGAACTGAAATCGATCACGCTCTGGTTGAATAGCGTCTGGATTGATTGCTACTCCTGCATTCATCCCGGACACAGAGGCGAGCTGAGTGAAACTATCTATCACATAGCTATTAACTGCGATCATGATACCAACGATGAGCACTGCAGTCGTCCAGCCGACAGCGACGTATACGGCCATCGTGCTTCGGAGTGCCCGTTTCTCGTGATAGAGTCGTCCAATTTCCGTTTGGAGCGTCTCGAAAACGTCGTCGATATCGCTTCCGACATCGAGTGCGCCGGTTACGAGACCGATCGTCTGTTCCGTGAGTGACGTTCCAACACGATCGACGAATCGATCGAGTGCTGCTGTCCGGACATCACTCTCGTCGCTGTCTGCAGTCGTCAATAGCCCAAGATTGAATGCGAGAGCGTTGACATCCGGTTGAAGTGGGCCGAGATCGACATCTCGTGCGACCCGGGTGACTGCCGCATCGAATGGCCGTCCGAGGCTCACGTGGCCGGCAACAGCGTGGACGAAATCGCGCATTTCGTGATCCTTTGCATCATCACGCCTCGCACGTCGTGTTGACACAATACCAACGGGAATCCCAATGGTGACATAACCAATGAGGAGGACGTTCACTATGTTGTATCCAGCAACCGCACAAACCACAACGACGACGAGCGTAATTGGTGTCATAACGATACCCGCACTGATTGGGTTGATTGATGCACTATCGAGTGTCGCAAGAATTCCTTCGGGTCGCCTGTAGGCCGGATCGACCAAATCTGGTGGCCGGAGCGTTCCGATCAGCCACGACGTTCCGATACCGATCCAGAGAACAAATATTGCACTTCCGTAGACTAACACTGATCGGAGGGAAATGGATCCCACGGGCGTGGATATCGTTTGAGAAAGACTGGGTGACAGCACGGCCATAACCGTGAGAATGATAACGAGAAGCGCTGGAAGGACCAACAAGACGACGAACATCTCTGCGATGAGCTCGAGGAAGTCGCTCGATCGCTGTCGTGAACGTGCTTGTCGGTGCGAGAGCATTCGTGATTCCATCCGTAGGTAACCGGAGAGTGCATCACCCCCCTGGCTAGCGTGTTCGCCGAACTTCAGCAGAAAGGGAGCAAGAAGATCCTCTGAAGGGGTGTCTCGTGCTACCCTCCGGAGACCCGAATCGAGGTTTCCGGTTAGTGCAGCGTGGTTGAGCGCCCTTCGAAATCCGACGGCGGTTTCGCCATACGTCTCCTGTTCTGCAACCTTCCGGAGCAGTGTTCGTTGATCGTCGCTCCCTGCCGCCAGTGTACGGAGATATCTGACAGCCCCTGGTAGCGTTTGTTCGATATTTTCGCGTCTGACGGTCCTAATCCACTTGAGATAGCCCCGTCCTCCCAACAAAACTAAACGCTTTCCAATGAGTCCCAGCAGCGTTCCGCTTGCGAGGGCCACGTAGACGCGTGAGAGGGACCATGCTTCGAAACTTGTCAGTACCGATCGGGGAATACCTGTGGCAGGGACGGTACCCACGACGGTCGCCGACACGATTACTGTAAGAACGAACACGCCCCACGAGAGACCGTAGATCCGTGCCAGATAGAAATCGAAATCCATCTTGAATGCTGTACCACGAAAATATCGCCGGTCCTGATCGTGTCGTGTGCTCTCAGCATGCCGGGAAAACAGTGCATACAACCCTCGATCGAGCAGGCCAGGATTACTCGTCATCCCATTCCTCCTTTTCGCCTATGCTCTCGAGTTCGACACTACTTTGATAGAAGATATTTCCTTCTGAATTTATGGCGATATCGTTCTCTGAATTACGGTTGTGTGTGGTATCTTCGCGCCAATCCCAGTGAGGTGCGAACAGCTGGTTTTGTCTCTCCCGGCCGATTGTTGTGCTGTTAGTTTTTCTGAAAGAGGTAAGGAATCCAAACAAATCATCGATGTCAGTTACGTCTTCTTC
The nucleotide sequence above comes from Halocatena marina. Encoded proteins:
- a CDS encoding type IV pilin; amino-acid sequence: MSQNTKPDYNRSTRAQSHVIGVALLLGVAVISMSALTASVGVLIEQQTTSADATRVADEMDTAFSPAKMTGTHHERLSFSEGTLRSSDRQLRLLTDSNVVRTVDVNALVFTTGNSRVAFVSGAIVCGSSGNAWLHTEPPITRSSDGDMLIVGTSKIGTTDAVSGAGGVIATLRTNVTHTRKRIGNGTYAVAIETETPKPFVRYFSDWEGTVERRDIDGDGIESVIATLGSEQDTYLVIHDFNTEVNSG
- a CDS encoding type II secretion system F family protein — protein: MTSNPGLLDRGLYALFSRHAESTRHDQDRRYFRGTAFKMDFDFYLARIYGLSWGVFVLTVIVSATVVGTVPATGIPRSVLTSFEAWSLSRVYVALASGTLLGLIGKRLVLLGGRGYLKWIRTVRRENIEQTLPGAVRYLRTLAAGSDDQRTLLRKVAEQETYGETAVGFRRALNHAALTGNLDSGLRRVARDTPSEDLLAPFLLKFGEHASQGGDALSGYLRMESRMLSHRQARSRQRSSDFLELIAEMFVVLLVLPALLVIILTVMAVLSPSLSQTISTPVGSISLRSVLVYGSAIFVLWIGIGTSWLIGTLRPPDLVDPAYRRPEGILATLDSASINPISAGIVMTPITLVVVVVCAVAGYNIVNVLLIGYVTIGIPVGIVSTRRARRDDAKDHEMRDFVHAVAGHVSLGRPFDAAVTRVARDVDLGPLQPDVNALAFNLGLLTTADSDESDVRTAALDRFVDRVGTSLTEQTIGLVTGALDVGSDIDDVFETLQTEIGRLYHEKRALRSTMAVYVAVGWTTAVLIVGIMIAVNSYVIDSFTQLASVSGMNAGVAINPDAIQPERDRFQFYVVTQSTMLACGWFAGTARRGKYEALLHSALLVGAAYAVFSGTGMI